The Arachis ipaensis cultivar K30076 chromosome B03, Araip1.1, whole genome shotgun sequence region cctGATAGAAGTGATAGACGAAaacaagagagagaagagaatagGAAACTCTGGAAGTAATGAATATAATTAAACCAAATAAATTCCCACTTTCCATACCCTATGCATAGTAGCGTGTGAGGCAATAaaagcaatcaaatcaattttgATTTTTCTCTTTCCTGTTACCAATACAATTAATCCAAGTTAATTAATTTTGAGTTTCATCCCACTAGAGTAGGTAACCAAACTCATCATGTTTcaattcctttctttctttttttcaattcGGACCAACCAATTTGTTGGACCAAGAGGAATTTGTTATGGGCTTTATATTGGTTTCCTAGCCTAAACATCAATTGTAATAATTCAGCCACAATGCTTGAAATATTTTTGTACCAAATGCTGAATAAGTTTTCAACCTATTGGGCTTTATGTTGCTTATGTCCAATGATAAAAAATTTTGCACACAAAACAGAAATTATTAAACAAATAATTTGAAtctaaaatcaaattaataatttctagttaatatttttaacaatgtttgatcatcacaataatttgaagtttttcaaactcaacataaaaTNNNNNNNNNNNNNNNNNNNNNNNNNNNNNNNNNNNNNNNNNNNNNNNNNNNNNNNNNNNNNNNNNNNNNNNNTTGCAAGGGTGAAAAAAAATGAATAGATTTGTATCTTAAAAGAATATTTTCGGAGTTTTATCATTATATGAACATACACTACTAACAAAATTAGTTTAGTTTCAATGTAGGCATGCATGTATGTATCCCCAGAAGACTTGGTTATAATGGTAAGTCATGCAACGTGCATGGCTATTCTTTTCCAATACGTTGATTTTAGTAGTTGACTTGCCAATGGCGAAGCTTCATAGATTCAAAAAGGTGCCATATGGGCCATGATGGCCACCTCCAACTTCAACATTCGAAATCGTTTGTAAAATTATTCAAAGATCTTAATTTGTCCCTTCCAATTACCAGTCAATACGACATGTTGCAGCAGGACCCTCTCCTTAATTGGTGGAAATTAATTTAGTTTAAGAGTAAACATGTTCATGGTCATGCTAATTCTCAAGCTGCTCATGGCTACCATTTCCACCATCATTCTTGTTCTGTTCTTGCTgctaatactaataataatagcaAATGAAGCCACAGCTGTTGATAATATCATTGGGTTGGGCAAATCACTCTCTCCCAAAGGTAATAATAGTAACAGCAACAATCCATGCTCATGGTTATCAAGTCCTGGCAATTTTGCATTTGGTTTTTATCCTCACCGTGATGGCTACGCTCTTGGAATATGGCTTCTGGACACCGACAACACGGTGGTCTGGACCGCTAACCACGACGGTTCGCCACTTCCCTCTACCTCCACCTTGCAGCTAACCACACAGGGCTTGCTTCTTcgacaagaagaagaagcactcaATACCACTAACTTTTCGTTTTCAAACCTTGGAGAAGAAGCAGCTTCAGCTTCCATGCTGGATGACGGTAACTTTGTGATCTATAATGCTTTCAATGGTGTCGTGTGGCAGAGCTTTGATCACCCAAGTGACACCATTTTAGGAGGACAAAGGTTGATCAATGGAAACAAATTGATCTCTGGTGTCTCCAAAACAGACCATTCATCAATTGGGCTTTTCTATCTCATCATGCAGAGACATAACAACCTTGTCTCTTACCCTCTCAAAAGCCTCCCTTAACCTTCTGATGCTTACTTTGTCACCGGCACCAGCACCAGTGCTTCTTGCACCTTCACCTATCATCTTTACCTCAACCATACAACAGGCTCTCTACTTATTAGGAACGACACTAATTTGATGCCCATTCGAAATCTTTTTGTTGCTGCTGAGAAtgagaacaagaacaagaacaggAACACAATTATTTATCGTGCAACTCTGGATTTTGATGGAGTTTTTCGACTCTATTCTCATGACATGGCTAACAAAGTCATCAGCATAGTAAAAACCTGGCCTGATAATGCTTGTTCTGTGAAGGGCTTCTGCGGCTTCAACAGTTACTGTGCACTGGCTGATGAGAATCCTTTTTGCTATTGTCTTCCGGGATTTGATTACCTTGATCCGAACCAGAACACTCTTGGCTGCAAAAGAAACTCCTCAGAAGACAAGTGTAGTGAGGAAGAGTTTTACAGAATGGTTTCTTTGGATAAATTGGCCTGGGATGGCGACCGGTCTTATTTTCAGGCACAGATGGCAGATGAGGAACATtgctcttcttcttgtttgaaagatTGCAATTGTTGGGCTGCTTCTTATGATCAGAGTACCAAGATTTATATGAAGCAGCAAACCCCTCTCAGATATGCAAGAAGGGTACAGTTGAACGAAAAAGTACCCTCCTTGAAATTCTTCAAGGTAGGAAACTTGAACTTGAATCATGTTAGTAGTGAGCCTGTCCCTGAGACTCCACTTTCTCATAAGATCATCAAGACTACTAGTAACAAAGCAATTCTACGTATTATTCTTGTTACCTCCATTTTCACTCTGATTTTCTGCTCCACTATTGGGATATCTTGTCATTTGATGTCGAAGATTCGAGTTCTCAAGTACAAAAGGCTCTTGGAGATTGGGGACTTGGGGCTGAATGAGGAAGTGGCTTTGAGGAGATTTTCATACACTGAGCTCAAGAGAGCAACCAACGGTTTCAAACAAGAGTTGGGAAAGGGCTCTTTTGGAGCAGTTTACAAAGGGGTTTTATACAAGGCGGGAAGATGTAGGAGATTCATTGCGGTGAAGAGACTTGAGAAGTTGGTTGAAGATGGAGAAAGAGAGTTCCAAGCAGAGGTGAGAGCCATTGGAAAAACACACCACAGGAACCTTGTTCGCTTGCTTGGCTTCTGTGCCGAGGGTCCCAAAAGGCTTCTGGTCTATGAATACATGAGTAATGGTTCCCTTGGGAAGCTTCTCTTTGGCGATGAAAGGCTTCCAGATTGGGATGAAAGAGTCAGAATAGCTCTGGATATTGCAAGAGGGATCCTCTATCTGCATGAAGAATGTGAGGCACCCATCATTCACTGCGACATAAAGCCTCAAAATATCTTGATGGATGAGTTCTGGACTGCCAAAATATCCGATTTCGGGCTAGCAAAGCTTCTCATGCCGGATCAAACAAGAACTTTCACAGGGGTTAGAGGGACAAGAGGATACTTGGCCCCTGAATGGAACAAGAACACACCAATAACAGTGAAGGCTGATATCTACAGCTATGGGATAGTGCTTCTTGAGACAGTGTGTTGCAGGAGAAACCTTGATGCTAATGTGTCAGAGCCAAATGAGATTCTTCTGTCTGGTTGGGCCTATAAGTGCTTTGTTGCTGGAGAGGTGCATAAGCTAGTTCATTGGGAAGAAGTGGATAAGAATGTCGTGGAAAATACGGTGAAGGTGGCACTGTGGTGTATCCAAGATGAACCTGTTCTCCGGCCTTCAATGAAGAGTGTTGTGCTCATGCTTGAAGGGGTTACTCATGTGCCAATGCCTCCTTGCCCAACTTCTAATTCCATGTGACAAAAAATGTTAATGTTGCTGCCTCCCCTTAGTTGATtaaattgagttgagttaaattGAGTTGGTTAATAAATGTTCTAAATTCAATTTTATCAAAGAATTTTTCTAGTACAGAATACTGAGAATAGTGAACAGTAAAGATTGTCATGTATTCTCTGTAAATTTAGTGATCATCTtttgtttttcattcaatttaaCTCTgcgcataaaaaataataaaagaaaaatcctCCCAAACCAAAACGCTACCAGGAGTAGTTTCTAAAAGTCAATAACATATTTCCATAACGTAGTGTAGAAAGTTAACGAGCTAAATTAGAGGCAGAATGAAAAATGTCTAGATAAACAAAATTTTCTGAAACCTGATATGAAGGTTGGACACCGTTTAACAAGTTTGATTTTATTTACAAAAGCACGAATAGCATTGATTCATGCATGTATGTGGAAGATAATTTACAATAAGAACTTGAAAGTAAATTAATACAGAAACAAtgcacaaaaatatatatatgaaatcAACTCAGGGAAGACAGCAACAATAACATTTTTTTGTCACATGGAATTAGAAGTTGGGCAAGGAGGAACTGGCACATCAGTAACCCCTTCAAGCATGAGCACCACACTCTTCATTGAAGGCCGGAGAACAGGTTCATCTTGGATACACCACAGTGCCACCTTCACCATATTTTCCACAACATTCTTATCCACTTCTTCCCAATGAACTAGCTTGTGCACCTCTCCAGCAACAAAGCACTTATAGGCCCAACCAGACAGAAGAATCTCATTTGGCTCTGACACATTAACATCAAGGTTTCTCCTGCAACACACTGTCTCAAGAAGCACTATCCCATAGCTGTAGATATCAGCCTTCACTGTTATTGGTGTGTTCTTGTTCCATTCAGGGGCCAAGTACCCTCTTGTCCCTCTAACTCCTGTGAAGGTTCTTGTTTGATCCGGCATGAGAAGCTTTGCTAGCCCGAAATCAGATATTTTGGCAGTCCAGAACTCATCCATCAAGATATTTTGAGGCTTTATGTCGCAGTGAATGATGGGTGCCTCACATTCTTCATGCAGATAGAGGATCCCTCTTGCAATATCCAGAGCTATTCTGACTCTTTCATCCCAATCTGGAAGCCTTTCATCGCCAAAGAGAAGCTTCCCAAGGGAACCATTACTCATGTATTCATAGACCAGAAGCCTTTTGGGACCCTCGGCACAGAAGCCAAGCAAGCGAACAAGGTTCCTGTGGTGTGTTTTTCCAATGGCTCTCACCTCTGCTTGGAACTCTCTTTCTCCATCTTCAACCAACTTCTCAAGTCTCTTCACCGCAATGAATCTCCTACATCTTCCCGCCTTGTATAAAACCCCTTTGTAAACTGCTCCAAAAGAGCCCTTTCCCAACTCTTGTTTGAAACCGTTGGTTGCTCTCTTGAGCTCAGTGTATGAAAATCTCCTCAAAGCCACTTCCTCATTCAGCCCCAAGTCCCCAATCTCCAAGAGCCTTTTGTACTTGAGAACTCGAATCTTCGACATCAAATGACAAGATATCCCAATAGTGGAGCAGAAAATCAGAGTGAAAATGGAGGTAACAAGAATAATACGTAGAATTGCTTTGTTACTAGTAGTCTTGATGAATTGATTGTTCCAAGAATCTCAGGGACAGGCTCACTGCTAACATTATTCAAGTTCAAGTTTCTTACCTTGAAGAATTTCAAGGAGGGTACTTCTTCGTTTCCCTGTATCCTTTTTGCATATCTGAGAGGGGGTTGCTGCTTTGTACAAATCATGCTATTCTGATCATAAGAAGCAGCCCAACAATTGCAatctttcaaacaagaagaagagcaATCTTCCTCCTCTGACATTTGTGCCTGAAAATAAGAGCGGTCACCACGTGCCCAGGCCAATTTATCCAAAGGGACCATTCTGTAAAACGCGTCCTCACTACACTTGTCTTCTGAGAAGTTCCTTCTTCATCCAAGAGTATTTTGGTTCGGATCTAGATAATCAAATCCCAGAAGACAATAGCAAAATGGATTCTCATCGGCCAGTGCACAGTAGCTGTTGAAGCCGCAATAGCCCTTCACTGAACAAACAGTATCAGGCCAAGTGCTTACTATGCTGCTGTCTTTGGTAATTATGTCATGAGCATAGAGTCGGAAAACTCCATCAAAATCCAGAGTTGCACGATAAATAATTGTGgtgttgttcttgttcttgttcttgttcccGGCAGCTAAATAATTAGTAGAAGTATCAAAAGGAAGCTCAAAAATGATCCTCAAATCAGTGTCATTCCTGATAAGTAGATAGCTTGTTGTTTGGTCGAGGCAAAGATGATAGGTGGTGATAGGAGCGTTGTTGTTGGTGCCGGTGGCATAGTAAGCATCAGAAGGGTAAGAGAGGCTTTTGATAGGGTAAGAGACAAGGTTGTTATCTTTCTGCATGACGAGATAGAAAAGCCCAATTGATGAATGGTCTGTTTTGGAGACACCAAAGACCAATTTGTTTCCATTGATCAACCTTTGCCCTCCTAAAATGGTGTCAGTTGGGTGATCAAAGCTTTGCCACACAACACTATGGGAAGTGTTCTTGTTGAGGTTGACCGGTGTATAGCTCGTTCATTGATGAATTTTTTCAAGCTTCTCGTCGGAATGAGTTATACGTCGGCAAGGAGAGAACaagggggtgggtacctgcaaaagacactccgacgctcaagtcagtaagtgtttaagatgtataagaataattctatgaatatagaatgtaagacataaAATAGAAATCATCATGTGTTGtatattataataattatatGAATATAGAATATATCTAGAATGTCTCTAGAACGTATCTAGAATGTATAGTGTATATAGAGATTGGTGCCTTTTATAGGTATAGAGTTGATGAATAGAATTGATGATATGACCGTTAATCATTAAGTAGAATAATGGTCATTAAGTCAGTAATGAATGTGTCAGTTATAGAATGAATGATAATTAaggccgagttataactcataatacacaataaagaccgagttataaggtgacggatcatagcccccaagctttgtctgccgatcatatgatccaggctaagcttagaaaataaaatgatttataactcggttaaaagataagtgaataatgatatggtgagcccccaagcttagtcgggttattatgtcggcacgtattcaaaaaataattgaatgaTAAGAGTCATTCAATCAAGATAGTTGTGTGGGGGATACTTTTCCACTTAAGAACAATTTTAGAGATAGATATCCATTGGCGGAATCGATTGTATGATCCGAGGATATAATGGTTAATTGTCTTGGGAATTTTTCCGACCCACAACAACTTATTGATAAATTTCTCTCTCAAAGcaattagttattgaatatttaCAATTTACAATGAAGATCTGAcatgaataagataaattgagaaaatgaaTAGGTATAAAACAtatattgaataatatatattgtaaaaataaaatagttcaaagtaaaaaaaaaaatatatatataccttgAAAGTTGATAATTGTAGAGAAGAAGACGACATATATGAATGTCATACATGCCAAATGTGAATATCTGAATTTTGTTTTGTAGGAcatgctttaatttgataataaagcAATAAGATAACAGTTATTGAATTATACATTTAGTATAATTTTCTAGCAGTTACAATATGACGAGGGATATTCTTCGTGCAATAATAGTAAATTGCCTGTTCAATTTTCTACATTAAACAAATagtaacataaaatttaataGCATAAAGTGAATAGTGTAACAGTTATATACAAttgatatataattaatttttgatgAAATCTAATTTTAAGATTTGAACTCATCATTAGTGTCATTTAATTGTATAAATGAAATCATTAAGCAATAATAATATAATacataatgaaataaaaatacaATTGACATGGTTGTTATATGTCATTATTGTATAGAACATATATTGAGGTttgaatataactaataaataagtaaatattagtTACACAAAATATAAATGCAAAAGTATGTTGAATAAAATATACAATTTTACTTGTGTAAATAGGAAACTTTGAAAAAGTAAGCAAAATTGATAAGTGAGTTTGTGCTCGAATTGATCGAGTTTGTTCTCGGATTGATTGAAAGCCGAGTTTATTCTCGGATTGGTTAATTGATCGATTATAAGATGTGAAATATTATCATACGTAAAAGTGAAGCAATTTGAAGGTATAAAATATAAACCTTATAAAAAGTTACGAATTACGAtagattaaaatttgataagaagtattaaataaaatcttaaacaagATTGTTGAgattggttcaaaaatttgaatgtaaATCAAGTTTTATAAACCTAAGGGGAGTAGGAATTATTTTActcgtccccacagacggcgccaattgttcttgctgagGTTGACCGGTGTATAGCTCGTCCGTCGATGAATTTCTTCAAGCTTCTCGTCGGAATGAGTTATACGTCGGCAAGGAGAGAACaagggggtgggtacctgcaaaagacactccgacgctcaagtcagtaagtgtttaagaggtataagaataattctatgaatatagaatgtaagacatgaaatagaaATCATCATGTATTGtatattataataattatatGAATATAGAATATATCTAGAATGTCTCTAGAACGTATCTAGAATGTATCTAGAATGTATAGTGTATATAGAGATTGGTGCCTTTTATAGGCATAGAGTTGATGAATAGAATTGATGATATGACCGTTAATCATTAAGTAGAATAATGGTCATTAAGTCAGTAATAAATGTGTCAGTTATAGAATGAATGATAATTAaagccgagttataactcataatgcacaataaagaccgagttataaggtgacggatcaGGAAGCATTATAGATCACAAAGTTGCCGGAATCCAGCATGGAAGCTGAAGCTGCTTCTTTTCCAAGGTTTGAAAATGAAAAGCTAGTGATGTTGAGTGCCGCTACTGCTTCTTCTTCGGTTCCTTGTCGAAGAAGCAAACCCCGTGGGG contains the following coding sequences:
- the LOC110270137 gene encoding G-type lectin S-receptor-like serine/threonine-protein kinase LECRK1, with translation MFMVMLILKLLMATISTIILVLFLLLILIIIANEATAVDNIIGLGKSLSPKGNNSNSNNPCSWLSSPGNFAFGFYPHRDGYALGIWLLDTDNTVVWTANHDGSPLPSTSTLQLTTQGLLLRQEEEALNTTNFSFSNLGEEAASASMLDDGNFVIYNAFNGVVWQSFDHPSDTILGGQRLINGNKLISGVSKTDHSSIGLFYLIMQRHNNLVSYPLKSLP
- the LOC107633068 gene encoding G-type lectin S-receptor-like serine/threonine-protein kinase LECRK1; the protein is MPIRNLFVAAENENKNKNRNTIIYRATLDFDGVFRLYSHDMANKVISIVKTWPDNACSVKGFCGFNSYCALADENPFCYCLPGFDYLDPNQNTLGCKRNSSEDKCSEEEFYRMVSLDKLAWDGDRSYFQAQMADEEHCSSSCLKDCNCWAASYDQSTKIYMKQQTPLRYARRVQLNEKVPSLKFFKVGNLNLNHVSSEPVPETPLSHKIIKTTSNKAILRIILVTSIFTLIFCSTIGISCHLMSKIRVLKYKRLLEIGDLGLNEEVALRRFSYTELKRATNGFKQELGKGSFGAVYKGVLYKAGRCRRFIAVKRLEKLVEDGEREFQAEVRAIGKTHHRNLVRLLGFCAEGPKRLLVYEYMSNGSLGKLLFGDERLPDWDERVRIALDIARGILYLHEECEAPIIHCDIKPQNILMDEFWTAKISDFGLAKLLMPDQTRTFTGVRGTRGYLAPEWNKNTPITVKADIYSYGIVLLETVCCRRNLDANVSEPNEILLSGWAYKCFVAGEVHKLVHWEEVDKNVVENTVKVALWCIQDEPVLRPSMKSVVLMLEGVTHVPMPPCPTSNSM